A stretch of the Lolium perenne isolate Kyuss_39 chromosome 3, Kyuss_2.0, whole genome shotgun sequence genome encodes the following:
- the LOC127345673 gene encoding glucan endo-1,3-beta-glucosidase, acidic isoform, with amino-acid sequence MAGHRAAAAYMLAVAALFLGVFATIPAAVQSIGVCYGVNGDGLPSASDVVQLYKSNGITGMRIYSPDGDSLQALSGSNIDLILDVGNDQLANLAASASNADSWVQANVQPYKDVKIKYIAVGNEVPDQGGSTQDILPAMQNVHDALARAGLNGIKVSTAVNSGVRTGYPPSHGTFSATHMPPIAQYLASTGAPLLANVYPYFTYTGTPGIDLNYALFTSPGTVVQDDNGLQYQNLFDALVDTFYAALDSAGAGSVGIVVSESGWPSAGDTAATTDNAQTYNQKLINHVGQGTPKRPGAIETYIFAMFNENRKNGAETEKHFGLFNPDQSPAYPISF; translated from the exons ATGGCGGGGCATCGTGCAGCTGCTGCCTACATGCTTGCAGTGGCGGCGTTGTTCCTTGGCGTGTTTGCAACCATTCCGGCAG CGGTCCAGTCCATCGGCGTGTGCTACGGCGTGAACGGCGACGGGCTGCCGTCGGCGAGCGACGTCGTGCAGCTCTACAAGTCCAACGGCATCACCGGCATGCGTATCTACTCCCCGGACGGCGACTCCCTCCAGGCCCTAAGCGGCAgcaacatcgacctcatcctcgacgtcggcAACGACCAGCTCGCCAACCTCGCCGCCAGCGCCTCCAACGCGGACTCCTGGGTCCAGGCCAACGTGCAGCCCTACAAGGACGTCAAAATCAAGTACATCGCCGTCGGCAATGAGGTTCCCGACCAAGGCGGCAGCACGCAGGACATCCTTCCGGCGATGCAGAACGTGCACGACGCCCTAGCCAGGGCCGGCCTCAACGGCATCAAGGTGTCCACGGCGGTGAATTCGGGCGTCAGAACCGGGTACCCGCCGTCCCACGGCACCTTCTCCGCCACCCACATGCCGCCCATCGCGCAGTACCTCGCCAGCACCGGCGCCCCGCTGCTCGCCAACGTCTACCCCTATTTTACCTACACGGGCACGCCCGGGATCGACCTCAACTACGCCCTCTTCACCTCGCCGGGCACGGTGGTGCAGGACGACAACGGGCTCCAGTACCAGAACCTCTTCGACGCGCTCGTCGACACGTTCTACGCGGCGCTCGACAGCGCCGGGGCTGGAAGCGTCGGCATCGTGGTGTCGGAGAGCGGGTGGCCCTCGGCCGGCGACACGGCGGCCACCACGGATAACGCGCAGACGTACAACCAGAAGCTGATCAACCACGTCGGGCAAGGAACGCCCAAGAGACCTGGGGCGATCGAGACGTACATATTCGCCATGTTCAACGAGAACAGGAAGAATGGGGCTGAGACGGAGAAGCACTTTGGGCTGTTCAACCCGGACCAATCGCCGGCGTACCCCATCAGCTTCTAG